ATATGAATGTGCTCAATACCTTCAGCATCATATGCTGCGTCTTCACAGACAAAGCCTAAGGATTGATAAAATTCAATCAGATAAGTTTGGGCAGACAGATGAATCGGCTGATTGGAAAAGTGACTGTGGCAATAATCAATCGCGCGTATCATAAGCTCACGTGCAAGCCCATGACCACGATAGTCCGCCACTACCAAGACGCGCCCGATAATAGGATAGCGCTGTGGCGTAGTGGAGGTTAGCACGCGGCAGTAGGCTACCAGCTGTGGATTTGAGTCCTGATTGTCATTTCCCTCATTACCTTTATAAGCAGATAAATGCATCGCTGTAAAATCAAGACCATCGGCATCGATATAAGTACAGTGCTGATCCTTCACAAAAACCTGTTCACGTGCTTGAATGATGTTATAGACCTCATAGCCACTAAGTTCATGAAAGGATGTCAGTTGCCACGTGAGTGATGATGGTAAAAAAGGAGTGTTATTGCTGTTTTTCATGGGTTTTAGCGCTCATTACTTCATTAAAATTAGATTATATTTTATTTATAAAGCCAGTTAAATCATTAAGTAAACCACACCAATGAGAAATAAAACGGCTAACATTAACAGTATAAAGTTAAGAATCTTGCTGGTACCGGAACTTTGCGTTGGTGCTTTGACTTTCTTAACGGGATATAACACCATATTGACATGCTCAAGACCATCTGCCAGATAAAAATCACTATTCGCTACAAACCCTAGCGATTGATAAAAGTTAATGAGATAAGTCTGTGCTGCGATGGCAATGGGGATTTTTTTACCATATTTTTTATGGCAATACTTGATAGCCTGCGTCATGATTTGGCGCGCTAAGCCGTTACCTCGGTACTGTGGCAACACCAATACTCTGCCAATTGCCGGCATGGACCCTGACGCTTTAGCATGATTAAATTCGGGTGCAATAATGCGGCAATAGCCAATCAGCTTTTCATTGTGATGCGCGACAAGATGTAGGCAGTCAAAATCCGCCTCATCAATGTCTTGATAAGCACAATGTTGCTCGACCACAAACACCTGCGAGCGTGCTTTTAAAATATGATACAGATCAACTGAGGTCAGCTCATCAAAGGTTTTTATAGAAATATCAGGACTCATAGGAAAATAGCTTCTGGCAACTTAGTGGATATAGGTTAAAGGGGAAATGAGGAAAAGGTATCCGCATGTAAGGATATTATAGATAGCTATTATAACGGGTTAATGGTTGCTTAACCGTGTAAGGTTTGACTGATTTTATCCAAATTTAAACTATCCGACATCGCACTGAATATCTCAAAGTATTTACCACGCTGCTCATATAGCGCTTCGTGAGTCCCTGTTTCGACCACCCGACCATTTTCTATCACCACTAAATCATCAGCATCGATAATTTGGGCAATATTGTGCGATACCATAATCACGGTACGGTCTTTTTTAATCAAATCTAGGCTTTTCTTAACCTGCTGACTGGCAATCGCATCTAGGCTTGCCGTTGGTTCATCCAAAAACACAATCGGCGGATCCTTTAAAAACATCCTTGCCAATGCAATACGTTGCTGCTGTCCGCCTGATAGGGATTTCGCGCTACTTTCATAGCCTTTTGTTAGTGACATGACTTGCTCATGAATAGAGGCTTTTTTTGCAGCAATGACAATATCATCATCACTGGCTGTCATGTCACCATAGCGGATATTTTCACTAATCGTCCCTGAAAAAATATGATTGCTTTGTAATACCAGACCAATATTTTGACGTAGCTCATGGGTATCATAGTCGGCTAAATTCTGACTGTCTAAGCATATCGTGCCAGCGTCAGGCTCATAAAATCTCACCAACAAGTTAATAATCGTACTCTTGCCAGCACCACTTAAGCCAACCAGCGCCGTAATGCGATTGGGTTTGATGGTAAAGCTGACGTCTTTTAGCGCTTGAGTGCCATTAGGATAGGTAAAATCGACATTTTTAAGCTCAATATGACCTTTTAGATTTTTGCTACTTATACCAGTGATATTTTCAACTTGTTCGTCATCCTCTAAAATCTCAAAAAACCCTTCGGCATAGGTGAGTGCGTTGTTAATTTGATCGTATATACGGTGTAATTGACGGATAGGAGCGGCGACGTTTTGAAATAGCATCACGTGAAATAAAATCATACCAATGGTCATCTGACCCTTTAGCACGAAATAAGAAGTCAATAGAATAATCGCTACCACACCGATTTGTTCGATAAAGGTCTTCACTGCATCATAAATAAAACCAATACTACGAATACGTAGCTGGTTATTAGTCATGTCTTTTTGAATGGTTAAATGCTTCTCAGCCTCGATAGACTCACGTACAAAGGATTTTACGACACTGATGGAGTTAATCAAAGAGATAACAAGCCCGCTTTTCGCCTCTCTAAAACCACGCATTTGGCGACGAAAGCCTTGTAGGCGCTTGGCTTGTTTTTGACTGATAAAGAAATATATAGGGATAATAATAAGACCGACCATCCCTATCCAAACGTTGGTCGAAAACATAATAATGAGTGAGACAATGGCGCTAGCGAACAGCGGTAGCATATCGATAAAGAAGTTTTGTACCAAGCTGGTTAGGCTGCTGACGCCATAATCAATACGAGTTTGCAGCTTGCCACTGTCGTTTTCACTACTGGTATAAAACGCCATACGGTAGGTTAAGATACGCTCAATGATTTTTTGCGATAAATCACGCGAGAGATTGATACGAATCTTTTCGCCATAAAAGCGCTGTCCAAACGAGATGAATATCGACAATATCTCTTTAGTCAGCAATACCACACTGATAATAGTGAGCATGCGCACGCCAGCTTCCCAAGGTTCAGAAAGGGTGGCGATTTCGGTCAAAGTATCTACGGCATAGCGCAGTACAAAGGCATTGACCTGAGCGGTAAAGGAACCTAGTACTGTTAATATCAAAGTAGCAATGATTATTAAGCGGTAAGGCTGAGCAAAGACGGCAAGCTTTTTGAGGATATCCCACAGCAAAGCCCGCCGCTCCGTTTTTTTGAGCGGCGGCTTTTTGTCTAGTGGTGATTTATTAAGAGTAGGAGAAGTTGGCATTTTATTAGAGTAAAACAAACGCAAGCAAAAAGCTATTCAGAGTATAAGTATTAAAGAAATCGAACAAATAATAAACGTTTAAAACACATCCGTTGGCACAAACACTTCACCAACCATGATACGACGTGCTGAGCGGCTCATCGACACCTTTTTGGCTTGCCAGCGACCATCGACTTGTTCGGTTTTACCGCCCACGAGTAACGTACCTGATGGGTGACCAAAACGAACTTCACCTAATTCGCCTGCACCCGCTGCTTGGTTAACTAACGTTCCTTGCGTGGTCGCTGCTGCAGCAATCGCCACCGCTGCTGTACCCATCATGGCATGATGTAATTGACCCATACTCATGGCGCGTACCACTAAATCAATGTCTGCCGCATTAACTGCTTTGCCACTAGAAGCGTTATAACTTTGCGCAGGGGCAACCCAAGCGATTTTAGGAATATGCTGACTGCTTTGTGCTTCACTGACGTCTTTAAATAAGCCCATCGCCACACCGCCTTTGGCACGGATATTCTCAAGCTTAGTAAGCAGCGCGCTATCGCTGTTGATATCACCCTGCAATTCAGTTCCGGTAAAGCCTAAATCTTCTGCTTTCATAAAGATAGTTGGGATACCAGCAGTGATAAAAGTTGCTTTTACACTATCGCTAGCCAAGCCGCAGCCAGAGACATCGAAATCATCGACTAGATTGTTTGTCGGGAACATATCACTTGATGAATCAACGGGATCAATAAATTCAATCTTCACCTCAGCCGCTGGAAAAGTCACGCCATCTAATTCAAAATCTCCCGTTTCTTGGACTTGTACTTTGCCTTGTGCATTTAGATAGACAGGCACATGGGCGATAATGGTTTTGCCGATATTCTCTTGCCAGATACGCACTTCGCAGATACCACTTTCCGCACTATTGGCGACCTTATCAGCGTCGATTAGTCCCATGTTAATCGCACAAGCCCCAACCGCAGCAGTTAAATTACCGCAGTTACCCGCCCAATCAATCATTGGTTTGGCAGTATTTACTTGCCCAAATAGGTAATTCACATCGTGATTTACTTTATCAGATTGAGAAAGAATTACTGTCTTAGAGGTGCTAGAGCTACCATTACCTAAGCCATCGATTTGCTTACCATAAGGGTCAGGGCTACCGATGACACGTAGCAGAAAATTATCTCGCGACTCGCCAGCAACTTGGCAGCGTTCTGGTAGGTCGGAGAGTTTAAAGAAAGTACCTTTTGAGGTGCCGCCGCGCATATAGGTGGCAGGGACGGAAATTTGTGGGGCAAATTTTGGTTTATTTTGTGTCATTATGGAAGTCCTTTAAAATATAATTTATTAAAAATTTAACGTTATAATTTAAAAAGGCTAGTAACTCTCTAGTTTTTTAATTATTGATTCAAGCTCATAACAAGAGTTATTCTCTTCAAATATTTTTCTTAAGTCTAAATAATCATCAGATATATAATATAACGTATCTTGTCTTTTTTGTGATGTTGATTGTTTCTTAGCTAAAATCACACCGATATCGCATAAGTTCTCGAAGGTTTGATAAATATTTTTAAACCTATTCTTGGCTTCTCGTTCAAGCTTGTCTGTAAAGTAACCATTATTCCAAAAATAGCTAATGATCCTTTTAACATTTCTTCGGGTTTCATCTTTCTTCATATCTTTTAATGCGATTTTCTTTTCAAGAAGATCGTCAAGACCAACAGTATTACAAGTCGAAAAATCTATATTAAAATTCGAAATATTAGTGTTCAAGCCTTTATGTGATAATTTAGGCTTGAACACAGTGTTTTTAAAAATAGTATGTTCATCAAACGTACATTCTGAAAATCTATCATAATTATTAAATAAACAGTTATTGAACTTCATTCCTTTAAAATCAAAAATTATGTTTTTAGAATCGGAATGTAAATCAACAATACTGAGGTTTTCTATATATCCGTCCTTTTCATATATCTCTCTCATCAAATTAGTTCTCTCATTTTTATCTAATTCATTACGCATATCAAGTAATAGAATAAATAAAGCAGAGCTAAGTAGCATTAATCGATTACCATCTTGTATATGATTTATTTGATAGCCGTTATTTACTAAAAAAAGTATGATTTCTTTTAGCTTTTCCGAGAAGCTAGTTCCCAGCCGGGTTTTCAGCATTAAGGTAAACTCATTCCCAAAACTAATTTGACGAATTAGAAGATTGGACTTAGTGCTATCAATACTATCAAATTCCTCATTAGCAAAAAAACTGTAAAGGTATAAACATTTAAAATAAGTTGCAAAAAAATCATATCTAAAGGATAAGTTACCGTTATCATGCACGAGCAGGGGGTGGTCTTTGAATTTATTGAGATTTTTTGTTGCATGCATACTATCTAATATATTTTCTAAATGCCTCTCATTTAATATTCCGTCATATTCTATAGCTATTCTGTTAAATATTTTTATCTGTTCATCAATTTCAAGATTATCTAGTTTTATGATTTCACGTTCACATGATTTAGCAACTAAATAATCATGAACATTGGAACTATATTGAAGAACTTCAGTTTTAAGTTCTAGATTTAAACTATTGTCATCAATAACTATATTTTCTTTTATCATATCTAGTATGTAAGGTATATATGATTCTGGTTCATCTTTACCGTCATTGATTTTAAAATCAGACGCTATTGCCATTGATTGACGGATTTTTTTACTCTCATTGTTAAATACTTTAGCAAAATATTTTTCAGCTAGTTTTTGATCAAAAGGCTTAAGTCTAAGAGTTTTTAAATTTCCAATGTTCTGAGACTCATCCCAAAAAAAGTCCCTACAAGTAATAATGACCTTTGTTTTATTTAAATTTCCTGAATAATCGTTAAATATTGATTCAATCAATGCATTAAGATCGAAGTCGCTTCCTTTTTTTGCAATTACTTCATCAATACCATCAAGAACAACAACAAGATTCCCATTATCACTAGATAAAGCCAATAATTTTTTGTTAAACTTTTTTCTTAAGTTATTTTTTGTTGCTAAAATAGAATAAAAATCAAAAATATCTTCAATTTTATCCATCTTCATAATATCATTGATAATTTCATGTGAATTTATATATAAGACATTTATATTACTTTGAGAGCTATATAGACTCTTAATAAAATTCTTAACAACTGTTGTTTTCCCACAACCACCGCTTCCTTTTAGAACAAGCAAAGGATGATTATTGCTTGTATACCACTCGTTTATTAGTAAATCTGCCGTCTTATCAGAGCTTTCTTCTGTATAAGGTTTGATAAAGTTTTTATTTAGTGTCTGACCTTTATAAAAAACATCATTATTAAACAACTCTTCATAGAGCTTGATTAGCGAAAAGTTCTCTATGTAGTAAGATTCGGATTTTTTATAAAACTCTTTAAATATATAACTTATTCTATCTATATCTATTTTTCCTCCTTTTTTATTAACTGTATCAAGTAATATGAATACTTTTTCGTTTTTGTTTATTAAGTCTAGGTTTTTTATATGATCAAATGTTTTATTTTGGGAGGTGTATTTAGTGAAGTAGAGAAAATATATTGGATTTGAAAACTCACTTTCTACACTATAAATTTCATAACAAATACCCGTTGTATAGCTTCTCTCATTAGCTTTGCTTATTATATCTGCGCCTGGGAGATTTTTATCTCTAAAAGCCTCAACGACTTTTAGTATCGTGGTTTCTTTCTCTGGATATGATTTAAGTTTAATATCTCTTATAATTTCTAGTAATTCACTTACTTGAGCGTGATCTGCTATATCATTTTCAGGAGTTTTATCTGATTTTAATTTTCTAAGCCAAATATCTCCACTCCTAGTACCTTTCCCTGTATTTGATTTTGACTGTAATAAGTAGGGAGCATCATGAATAATTAAAACTAGGTTTGTAGTATCTTTATAATTAATGGCTTTAATTTCTAAAATACTTTCTATATCATATAAATCAGAGCTGCCTTTAAATAATGGATAACATAAAAACCTACTTTTTAGTTTTTTAACTAAATTATCTTTTAACTGATTTATATCTATAAGATCAGTTATGTCATTACCATGTCTATCTTCACGATAGTTATTATGATTTCTTGTTTTCTCATCATATCCGAATATTATATATTTTCTGCCATTTACTTGATCATCATAGCTTCTAGTGTTAAACATTGCCGATAAGTCTTTTAGTAATTCGTTCCAACCTTCTTCTTTTTTATTATTACTAGCATCCCAATACCAATATGATTTGAATTCTAACCAAGTATTTTCATCTCTATTCACTAAATCTTCAAAATATCTATCACTTATCATATCCTTACAGTGTAATTATACTTAGTTAAAAAAAACGCATAAACACCTTTATTAATAGTGTTTATGCGTCAAACATGATATCAGATAATTCGATCTGTTTAGCTTAAAACACTTACGTAATATCTAACGTGCCATCGATAAACTCTTTCGCAAAACGCTGTAGCATACCGCCCGCGTTATACATTTTGACCTCATCAGCGGTATCTAAACGACATTTCACTGAGGCTTTATCGACAGTACCATCTGTGCGGTTAATGACCAATGTCATCTCACCACCAGCCGACACTTCGCCTTCAATATCGAATATTTCAGTACCATCGATATTAAGCGTATTGCGCGTAATGCCTTCTTTAAATTGCAAAGGTAGTGCGCCCATACCGACCAAGTTTTGACGATGGATACGCTCAAAATCTTCTGCAACGACGACTTCAACGCCTGCTAAACGAACACCTTTGGCAGCCCAGTCGCGGCTTGAGCCTTGACCATAGCCGTCACCGGCAATAATAATAAGCGGCTGCTCACGGTTCATATAGGTTTCGATTGCTTCCCACATACGCATAACTCGACCTTCTGGCTCGACTCTAGCCAATGAGCCTTGGACGACTTCACCTTTCTCGTCACGTACCATCTCATTCAATAGCTTAGGATTGGCAAAGGTAGCACGTTGCGCGGTTAAGTGGTCGCCGCGATGGGTGGCGTAAGAATTATAATCTTCGCTAGGTAAACCCATAGTATCAAGGTACTCGCCAGCAGCTGAGTCACCCAAGATAGCATTTGATGGCGATAAATGGTCAGTAGTGATATTGTCACCTAACACCGCTAACGGGCGCATACCTTTTAGCTTATTCATCGCTGCCATTTTGCCTTCCCAATACGGCGGACGGCGAATATAAGTAGTCTGTTCACGCCAGCCATAGAGTGGGCTTAACGCTTTACCCGTGTCTTTTTTGGCTTCATCAAACATTGGAATATAAACAGCGTTAAATTGTTCAGGCTTCACCGCTTTGGCAACGATAGCATCAACTTCGTCATCATCAAACCAGATGTCTTTTAGATAAACATCATTGCCGTTTTGGTCTTTACCCAACGAGTCTTTTTCAATATCAAAGCGGATGTTACCGGCGATAGCATAGGCAATCACCAATGGCGGTGACGCTAAGAATGCTTGCTTGGCATACGGATGGATACGACCATCAAAGTTACGGTTACCTGACAATACAGCTGTGGTGAACAAGTCATTATCGATAATTTCTTTTTCGATATCAGGGTCTAATGCGCCACTCATACCGTTACAAGTCGTACAAGCAAAGCCAACCACGTCAAAGCCAATTTCTTGTAGCTCAGACATTAAGCCTGCTTCCTCTAGGTACATTTTGACTGTTTTAGAGCCTGGTGCTAATGATGATTTTACCCAAGGCTTACGTAATAAGCCTTTTTCATTGGCGTTACGAGCAACCAAGCCCGCTGCAACCATATTGCGTGGGTTAGAGGTGTTGGTACAGCTGGTAATTGCGGCGATAATAACCGCACCATCTGGCATCAAGCCATCTTCTGGCTCAGGTAATTTTTCTTCAGGAGCGTGAGCAATACCTTTGGCAACCAAATCCGTGGTTGAAACGCGGGCATGTGGACGTGAAGGGCCCGCCATATTGCGTACGACAGCGGATAAATCAAAATCAAGTACACGGTCATAAACCGCATTTTCCATACCATCAGCCCATAGACCGGTCTGCTTAGCATACTGTTCAACCAGTTTGATTTGCGCTTCACTACGACCAGTTAGGCGTAAATAGTCGATGGTTTGCTCATCGATATAGAACATCGCTGCGGTTGCGCCATATTCAGGAGTCATATTAGAGATGGAAGCACGGTCACCAACACTCAGATTGCGTGCACCTTCACCGAAGAATTCAATATAAGTTGAAACCACACCAGCATCACGTAAGAACTCGGTCATAGCGAGCACTAAATCGGTGCCGGTAATGCCTTTTTGCAACTTGCCTGTTAGCTTAACACCAACGTAATCAGGCAGGCGCATATATGATGGGTTACCCAACATCACGCTTTCAGCTTCTAAGCCACCAACACCGATAGAGATGACACCTAACGCATCAACCATTGGCGTATGACTATCCGTACCGACTAAGGTATCAGCAAAAGCGACTTGTTCACCGGCTTTGTTTTTTACTACTTGCACAACCGGTGACATCTTCTCTAAGTTAATTTGGTGCATGATGCCGTTACCAGGCGGTACGACGTTAACGTTATCAAAGGCATACTGACACCAGTTGATAAAGTGAAAGCGGTCATCGTTACGGCGCTCTTCGATAGCACGATTTTTCTCAAAAGCGTTTTCTTCAAAGCCGGCATGTTCAACGGCTAGTGAATGGTCAACGATTAATTGCGTTGGCACGATAGGGTTTACTTTTGATGGGTCACCACCTTGCTCAGCGATGGCATCACGTAAACCTGCCAAGTCAACAAACGCGGTTTGACCTAAAATATCATGACAAACGACGCGGGCAGGGTACCAAGGAAAATCTAAATCTTGCTTACCATAGATATGCTGCTCTAATGCCGCGGTTAAGTCTTCTGGTGGGCAACGGCGTACCAGGTTCTCACATAATACTTTTGAGCAGAACGGTAGTTTGTCATACGCGCCCGCTTCGATATTCTCAATCGCTTCGCGGGTATCAAAGTAATACAGGTCGGTATCGGGCAGTGGCTTTTTGAATTGTTCATTCATTGGCTGTACTAGGGCGTTGTCCATGAGTCACCTTTGGCTATTGGCTGGTTGGCATTCAAAAAAAGAGGCTTTCTCTTAGCAAAAACATCATCAGTCGTATTAGAATCAGAAGTAGGTTTTGCTAAAAAAACATAGTTAAAAAGAAAATGAGGTTATGAAGAAAAAACAAAGATTTGGCTGCTAAATGAATATATTTAGCAGCCAAACCCGTTACCTAGCATAAACGCTTATACTGGGTAACGAATAGAGATACTAACGCGCACTTATCTCTGGTACTGAACGCAATTCTTCACCGGTATATTCCGCACTTGGGCGAATAATACGGTTGTTAGCACGTTGCTCGAATACGTGAGCCGCCCAACCTGTCAGACGTGAGCAGACAAAAATTGGCGTGAACAACTTCGTTGGAATACCCATGAAGTGATAAGCTGAGGCATGGAAAAAGTCTGCATTACAGAATAGTTTTTTCTCGCGCCACATCACTTCTTCACAGCGTACCGATACTGGGTATAACACTTCATCACCCACATCTTTACCTAGCTTTTCAGCCCAGCCTTTGATAACGACGTTACGTGGGTCAGATTCACTATAGATAGCATGACCAAAGCCCATGATCTTATCTTTACGAGCCAGCATTGCCATCATCTCTTTTTCGGCTTCATCTGGTGAGGTAAAGTTCTCAATCATATCCATCGCTGCTTCGTTCGCGCCGCCATGTAAATGACCACGTAATGAACCAATCGCACCCGTAATGCAAGAATGGATATCAGACAAGGTAGAGGCACAAACACGAGCAGTAAAAGTTGAGGCGTTAAATTCGTGCTCAGCATAAAGAATCAGTGATACGTTCATAACCTTAGTATGCAGCTCGTTTGGCTTTTCACCTTTTAGCAGATGTAAGAAGTGACCGCCAATGGTGTCATCATCAGTTTCGGTTTCGATACGTACATTGTCATGGGTAAAGCGATACCAATAGTTAATGATTGAAGGGAAGACCGCTAACATGCGGTCTGCTTGGTCATTTTCTTCAGCAAAGTCGAGTTCGGTTTCAAGATTACCGAGCATAGAACAACCAGTACGCAAAACATCCATTGGATGGGCGCTGGCAGGGATACGCTCAAGGACATCTTTCAATGCTTGAGGTAAACCACGTAAGCCTTTTAATTTAGTTTGATAAGCATCAAGCTCGCTTTGGGTTGGTAAGTTGCCGTATAGCAACATATAAGCGACTTCTTCAAAGATACATTTTTCTGCAAGCTCTGACACATCATAACCACGGTAAGTCAGACCAGAGCCTGATTTACCCACGGTAGATAGAGCGGTCTTGCCAGCGACTTGACCGCGTAGACCTGCGCCTGACAATACTTTTGCTGATTGGTTTTGTGCTGCCATGATAAATTCCTTTTTGTTGGTAGCTAGTGTTGAATCAAAGATAAAGGGGTTATAACTCTTGCATACTGCGCTGGCATACTCATTGATACAAAATCCAGCGCCTTGCACTTTACATAACGGCTAACTGCTAAAACTACTTATTATCTGCAAACAATTTGTCTAGCGTTTGCTCAAACTCATGATAGTTTAAGAAATCATAGAGCTCCATACGGGTTTGCATGGTATCGACGACTTTTTCTTGCGTGCCGTCAGACAACAGATGCTGATAAACATTTAATGCCGCTTTATTCATCGCACGAAATGCCGATAGTGGGTAAAGCACCATATCGACGCCAACACCATGTAATTGTTCGGTGGTATAAAGATCGGTCTGACCAAACTCAGTCATGTTGGCAAGGACTGGAATATCAAGCACGTCAGTGAATTTGCGATACAT
This genomic window from Psychrobacter urativorans contains:
- a CDS encoding GNAT family N-acetyltransferase, coding for MKNSNNTPFLPSSLTWQLTSFHELSGYEVYNIIQAREQVFVKDQHCTYIDADGLDFTAMHLSAYKGNEGNDNQDSNPQLVAYCRVLTSTTPQRYPIIGRVLVVADYRGHGLARELMIRAIDYCHSHFSNQPIHLSAQTYLIEFYQSLGFVCEDAAYDAEGIEHIHMILAPL
- a CDS encoding ATP-binding protein, with product MISDRYFEDLVNRDENTWLEFKSYWYWDASNNKKEEGWNELLKDLSAMFNTRSYDDQVNGRKYIIFGYDEKTRNHNNYREDRHGNDITDLIDINQLKDNLVKKLKSRFLCYPLFKGSSDLYDIESILEIKAINYKDTTNLVLIIHDAPYLLQSKSNTGKGTRSGDIWLRKLKSDKTPENDIADHAQVSELLEIIRDIKLKSYPEKETTILKVVEAFRDKNLPGADIISKANERSYTTGICYEIYSVESEFSNPIYFLYFTKYTSQNKTFDHIKNLDLINKNEKVFILLDTVNKKGGKIDIDRISYIFKEFYKKSESYYIENFSLIKLYEELFNNDVFYKGQTLNKNFIKPYTEESSDKTADLLINEWYTSNNHPLLVLKGSGGCGKTTVVKNFIKSLYSSQSNINVLYINSHEIINDIMKMDKIEDIFDFYSILATKNNLRKKFNKKLLALSSDNGNLVVVLDGIDEVIAKKGSDFDLNALIESIFNDYSGNLNKTKVIITCRDFFWDESQNIGNLKTLRLKPFDQKLAEKYFAKVFNNESKKIRQSMAIASDFKINDGKDEPESYIPYILDMIKENIVIDDNSLNLELKTEVLQYSSNVHDYLVAKSCEREIIKLDNLEIDEQIKIFNRIAIEYDGILNERHLENILDSMHATKNLNKFKDHPLLVHDNGNLSFRYDFFATYFKCLYLYSFFANEEFDSIDSTKSNLLIRQISFGNEFTLMLKTRLGTSFSEKLKEIILFLVNNGYQINHIQDGNRLMLLSSALFILLLDMRNELDKNERTNLMREIYEKDGYIENLSIVDLHSDSKNIIFDFKGMKFNNCLFNNYDRFSECTFDEHTIFKNTVFKPKLSHKGLNTNISNFNIDFSTCNTVGLDDLLEKKIALKDMKKDETRRNVKRIISYFWNNGYFTDKLEREAKNRFKNIYQTFENLCDIGVILAKKQSTSQKRQDTLYYISDDYLDLRKIFEENNSCYELESIIKKLESY
- a CDS encoding GNAT family N-acetyltransferase translates to MSPDISIKTFDELTSVDLYHILKARSQVFVVEQHCAYQDIDEADFDCLHLVAHHNEKLIGYCRIIAPEFNHAKASGSMPAIGRVLVLPQYRGNGLARQIMTQAIKYCHKKYGKKIPIAIAAQTYLINFYQSLGFVANSDFYLADGLEHVNMVLYPVKKVKAPTQSSGTSKILNFILLMLAVLFLIGVVYLMI
- the acnD gene encoding Fe/S-dependent 2-methylisocitrate dehydratase AcnD, with product MNEQFKKPLPDTDLYYFDTREAIENIEAGAYDKLPFCSKVLCENLVRRCPPEDLTAALEQHIYGKQDLDFPWYPARVVCHDILGQTAFVDLAGLRDAIAEQGGDPSKVNPIVPTQLIVDHSLAVEHAGFEENAFEKNRAIEERRNDDRFHFINWCQYAFDNVNVVPPGNGIMHQINLEKMSPVVQVVKNKAGEQVAFADTLVGTDSHTPMVDALGVISIGVGGLEAESVMLGNPSYMRLPDYVGVKLTGKLQKGITGTDLVLAMTEFLRDAGVVSTYIEFFGEGARNLSVGDRASISNMTPEYGATAAMFYIDEQTIDYLRLTGRSEAQIKLVEQYAKQTGLWADGMENAVYDRVLDFDLSAVVRNMAGPSRPHARVSTTDLVAKGIAHAPEEKLPEPEDGLMPDGAVIIAAITSCTNTSNPRNMVAAGLVARNANEKGLLRKPWVKSSLAPGSKTVKMYLEEAGLMSELQEIGFDVVGFACTTCNGMSGALDPDIEKEIIDNDLFTTAVLSGNRNFDGRIHPYAKQAFLASPPLVIAYAIAGNIRFDIEKDSLGKDQNGNDVYLKDIWFDDDEVDAIVAKAVKPEQFNAVYIPMFDEAKKDTGKALSPLYGWREQTTYIRRPPYWEGKMAAMNKLKGMRPLAVLGDNITTDHLSPSNAILGDSAAGEYLDTMGLPSEDYNSYATHRGDHLTAQRATFANPKLLNEMVRDEKGEVVQGSLARVEPEGRVMRMWEAIETYMNREQPLIIIAGDGYGQGSSRDWAAKGVRLAGVEVVVAEDFERIHRQNLVGMGALPLQFKEGITRNTLNIDGTEIFDIEGEVSAGGEMTLVINRTDGTVDKASVKCRLDTADEVKMYNAGGMLQRFAKEFIDGTLDIT
- a CDS encoding ABC transporter ATP-binding protein gives rise to the protein MPTSPTLNKSPLDKKPPLKKTERRALLWDILKKLAVFAQPYRLIIIATLILTVLGSFTAQVNAFVLRYAVDTLTEIATLSEPWEAGVRMLTIISVVLLTKEILSIFISFGQRFYGEKIRINLSRDLSQKIIERILTYRMAFYTSSENDSGKLQTRIDYGVSSLTSLVQNFFIDMLPLFASAIVSLIIMFSTNVWIGMVGLIIIPIYFFISQKQAKRLQGFRRQMRGFREAKSGLVISLINSISVVKSFVRESIEAEKHLTIQKDMTNNQLRIRSIGFIYDAVKTFIEQIGVVAIILLTSYFVLKGQMTIGMILFHVMLFQNVAAPIRQLHRIYDQINNALTYAEGFFEILEDDEQVENITGISSKNLKGHIELKNVDFTYPNGTQALKDVSFTIKPNRITALVGLSGAGKSTIINLLVRFYEPDAGTICLDSQNLADYDTHELRQNIGLVLQSNHIFSGTISENIRYGDMTASDDDIVIAAKKASIHEQVMSLTKGYESSAKSLSGGQQQRIALARMFLKDPPIVFLDEPTASLDAIASQQVKKSLDLIKKDRTVIMVSHNIAQIIDADDLVVIENGRVVETGTHEALYEQRGKYFEIFSAMSDSLNLDKISQTLHG
- the prpF gene encoding 2-methylaconitate cis-trans isomerase PrpF, producing MTQNKPKFAPQISVPATYMRGGTSKGTFFKLSDLPERCQVAGESRDNFLLRVIGSPDPYGKQIDGLGNGSSSTSKTVILSQSDKVNHDVNYLFGQVNTAKPMIDWAGNCGNLTAAVGACAINMGLIDADKVANSAESGICEVRIWQENIGKTIIAHVPVYLNAQGKVQVQETGDFELDGVTFPAAEVKIEFIDPVDSSSDMFPTNNLVDDFDVSGCGLASDSVKATFITAGIPTIFMKAEDLGFTGTELQGDINSDSALLTKLENIRAKGGVAMGLFKDVSEAQSSQHIPKIAWVAPAQSYNASSGKAVNAADIDLVVRAMSMGQLHHAMMGTAAVAIAAAATTQGTLVNQAAGAGELGEVRFGHPSGTLLVGGKTEQVDGRWQAKKVSMSRSARRIMVGEVFVPTDVF